From Pseudomonas vanderleydeniana, the proteins below share one genomic window:
- the odhB gene encoding 2-oxoglutarate dehydrogenase complex dihydrolipoyllysine-residue succinyltransferase, with translation MAIEIKAPQFPESVADGTVATWHKKPGEAVKRDDLIVDIETDKVVLEVLAEADGVLGSIVANEGDTVLSAQVLGIIEEGGVAAAPAAAAPAAAQAAAPAAADGEDDPIAAPAARKLAEENGINIASVAGTGKGGRVTKEDVVAAVAAKKAAPAAAPAKAAAPAAAAPVFAAGDRTEKRVPMTRVRATVAKRLVEAQSNMAMLTTFNEVNMKPIMDLRSKYKELFEKTHNGVRLGFMSFFVKAATEALKRFPAVNASIDGGDIVYHGYSDIGVAVSSDRGLVVPVLRNAELMSLAEIENGIATFGKKARDGKLSIDEMTGGTFTITNGGTFGSLLSTPIVNPPQAAILGMHNINERPMAVKGEVVILPMMYLALSYDHRLIDGKEAVSFLVTIKNLLEDPARLLLDI, from the coding sequence ATGGCTATCGAGATCAAAGCCCCCCAATTTCCGGAATCGGTTGCCGATGGCACCGTTGCCACCTGGCACAAGAAGCCGGGCGAAGCGGTCAAGCGCGACGACCTGATCGTCGACATCGAAACCGACAAGGTCGTACTGGAAGTCCTGGCTGAGGCCGACGGCGTCCTGGGCAGCATCGTTGCCAACGAAGGCGACACCGTGCTGTCCGCGCAAGTACTGGGCATCATCGAGGAAGGTGGTGTAGCCGCCGCTCCTGCCGCTGCCGCTCCAGCTGCCGCCCAGGCTGCTGCTCCTGCCGCCGCTGACGGCGAAGATGACCCGATCGCTGCACCGGCTGCCCGCAAGCTGGCTGAAGAGAACGGCATCAATATCGCTTCCGTTGCCGGCACCGGCAAGGGCGGTCGCGTGACCAAGGAAGACGTGGTGGCTGCCGTTGCTGCGAAGAAGGCCGCTCCTGCTGCCGCTCCGGCCAAGGCTGCTGCTCCGGCTGCCGCCGCACCGGTCTTCGCCGCTGGCGACCGCACCGAGAAGCGCGTACCGATGACTCGCGTACGTGCCACCGTGGCCAAGCGCCTGGTCGAAGCACAATCGAACATGGCGATGCTGACCACCTTCAACGAAGTGAACATGAAGCCAATCATGGACCTGCGTTCGAAGTACAAGGAACTGTTCGAGAAGACCCACAACGGCGTGCGCCTGGGCTTCATGTCGTTCTTCGTCAAGGCGGCCACCGAAGCGCTGAAACGCTTCCCGGCGGTCAACGCTTCCATCGACGGCGGCGACATCGTCTACCACGGCTACTCCGACATCGGTGTAGCCGTGTCCAGCGACCGCGGCCTGGTGGTACCGGTTCTGCGTAACGCCGAGCTGATGAGCCTGGCCGAAATCGAGAACGGCATCGCCACCTTCGGCAAGAAGGCCCGTGACGGCAAGCTGTCCATCGACGAAATGACCGGCGGTACCTTCACCATCACCAACGGTGGTACATTCGGTTCCCTGCTGTCGACGCCGATCGTCAACCCGCCACAAGCGGCCATCCTGGGCATGCACAACATCAATGAGCGCCCGATGGCGGTCAAGGGTGAGGTCGTCATCCTGCCGATGATGTACCTGGCACTGTCCTACGATCACCGCCTGATCGATGGCAAGGAAGCCGTGTCCTTCCTGGTCACCATCAAGAACCTGCTGGAAGACCCGGCTCGTCTGCTGCTGGATATCTGA
- a CDS encoding 2-oxoglutarate dehydrogenase E1 component: protein MQESVMQRMWESGYLSGGNAAYVEELYELYLHDPNAVPEEWRTKFQTLPSDGNSATDVSHSTIRDHFVLLAKNQRRAQPVSAGSVSSEHEKKQVEVLRLIQAFRMRGHQASQLDPLGLWQRPAPADLSINHYGLTNADLDTTFRAGDLFIGKEEASLREIHEALQQTYCRTIGAEFTHIVDSEQRQWFQQRLESVRGRPTISADAKSHLLERVTAAEGLEKYLGTKYPGTKRFGLEGGESLIPMLDEMIQRSGSYGAKEIVIGMAHRGRLNVLVNTFGKNPRELFDEFEGKKKVELGSGDVKYHQGFSSNVMTTGGEVHLAMAFNPSHLEIVSPVVEGSVRARQDRRNDASGDKVLPISIHGDAAFAGQGVVMETFQMSQTRGFKTGGTIHIVINNQVGFTISNPLDSRSTEYATDVAKMIQAPILHVNGDDPEAVLFVTQLAVDYRMQYKRDVVIDLVCYRRRGHNEADEPSGTQPLMYQQITKQRTTRELYAERLVQAKVLDEARVQAKVDEYRNALDNGLHVVKSLVKEPNKELFVDWRPYLGHAWTARHDTRFDLKTLQELSAKLLETPEGFVVQRQVAKIYEDRQKMQAGGLPINWGYAETMAYATLLFEGHPIRMTGQDIGRGTFSHRHAVLHNQKDATTYIPLQKLYDEQPRFDLYDSFLSEEAVLAFEYGYSTTTPNALVIWEAQFGDFANGAQVVIDQFITSGEHKWGRLCGLTMLLPHGYEGQGPEHSSARLERYLQLCAEHNVQVCVPTTPAQIYHLLRRQVIRPLRKPLIVLTPKSLLRHKLAISTLEDLAEGSFQTVIPEIDTLDPKKVERVVLCSGKVYYDLLEKRRAEERDDIAIVRIEQLYPFPEDDLVEILAPYTNLKHAVWCQEEPMNQGAWYSSQHHFRRILSGHNKSLVLEYAGRDASAAPACGYASMHAEQQEKLLQDAFTV from the coding sequence CGCTGTGCCAGAAGAATGGCGCACCAAATTTCAGACGTTGCCTTCCGACGGCAACTCTGCCACTGATGTATCGCACTCGACAATCCGCGATCATTTCGTGTTGCTGGCGAAGAACCAGCGCCGCGCCCAACCGGTTTCCGCCGGCAGCGTGAGCAGTGAGCACGAGAAGAAGCAGGTTGAAGTGCTGCGATTGATCCAGGCCTTCCGGATGCGTGGCCACCAGGCATCCCAGCTCGATCCGCTGGGACTCTGGCAGCGTCCTGCACCTGCTGACCTGTCGATCAATCATTACGGCTTGACCAATGCCGATCTTGATACGACCTTCCGTGCCGGCGACCTGTTCATCGGCAAGGAGGAAGCGAGCCTACGTGAAATTCACGAAGCGCTGCAGCAGACATATTGTCGCACCATCGGCGCCGAGTTCACGCACATCGTCGACTCCGAGCAGCGCCAGTGGTTCCAGCAGCGTCTGGAAAGCGTTCGTGGCCGTCCGACCATTTCCGCCGATGCCAAGAGCCACCTGCTCGAGCGCGTGACCGCGGCTGAAGGTCTGGAAAAATACCTGGGCACCAAATACCCGGGCACCAAGCGTTTCGGTCTGGAAGGTGGCGAGAGCCTGATTCCGATGCTGGACGAGATGATCCAGCGCTCCGGTTCCTACGGCGCCAAGGAAATCGTCATCGGCATGGCCCACCGTGGCCGTCTGAACGTGCTGGTCAACACCTTCGGCAAGAACCCGCGCGAGCTGTTCGACGAGTTCGAAGGCAAGAAGAAGGTCGAGCTGGGCTCCGGTGACGTGAAATACCACCAGGGCTTCTCTTCCAACGTGATGACCACCGGCGGCGAAGTCCACCTGGCCATGGCGTTCAACCCGTCCCACCTGGAAATCGTTTCCCCGGTGGTCGAAGGGTCGGTACGCGCTCGCCAGGACCGTCGCAACGACGCCAGCGGTGACAAGGTTCTGCCGATTTCCATCCACGGTGACGCTGCGTTCGCAGGTCAGGGCGTGGTCATGGAAACCTTCCAGATGTCGCAGACCCGCGGCTTCAAGACTGGCGGCACGATCCACATCGTGATCAACAACCAGGTCGGTTTCACCATCAGCAACCCGCTGGACTCGCGTTCCACCGAGTACGCTACCGACGTCGCCAAGATGATCCAGGCGCCGATCCTCCATGTGAATGGTGATGATCCGGAAGCCGTGCTGTTCGTGACCCAGCTGGCCGTCGACTACCGCATGCAGTACAAGCGTGATGTGGTGATCGACCTGGTCTGCTACCGCCGTCGCGGCCACAACGAGGCCGACGAGCCAAGCGGCACTCAGCCGCTGATGTACCAGCAGATCACCAAGCAGCGCACCACCCGCGAGCTGTACGCCGAGCGTCTGGTCCAGGCCAAGGTGCTGGACGAAGCCCGCGTCCAGGCCAAGGTCGACGAGTACCGCAACGCCCTGGACAATGGCCTGCACGTGGTGAAGAGCCTGGTCAAGGAACCCAACAAGGAACTGTTCGTCGACTGGCGTCCATACCTGGGCCACGCCTGGACCGCGCGTCACGACACCCGTTTCGACCTGAAGACCCTGCAGGAACTGTCCGCCAAGCTGCTGGAAACCCCTGAAGGCTTCGTGGTTCAGCGCCAGGTCGCGAAAATCTACGAAGACCGCCAGAAGATGCAAGCCGGCGGCCTGCCGATCAACTGGGGCTACGCCGAAACCATGGCGTACGCGACCCTGCTGTTCGAAGGTCACCCGATCCGCATGACCGGCCAGGACATCGGCCGTGGTACGTTCTCGCACCGTCATGCCGTACTGCACAACCAGAAGGATGCGACTACCTACATCCCTCTGCAGAAGCTGTACGACGAGCAGCCACGTTTCGACCTGTACGATTCGTTCCTGTCGGAAGAGGCGGTACTGGCCTTCGAATACGGTTACTCGACCACCACGCCGAACGCGCTGGTGATCTGGGAAGCCCAGTTCGGCGACTTCGCCAACGGTGCCCAGGTCGTGATAGACCAGTTCATCACCAGTGGCGAGCACAAGTGGGGCCGCCTGTGCGGTCTGACCATGCTGCTGCCGCACGGTTATGAAGGCCAGGGTCCGGAGCACTCCTCCGCGCGTCTGGAACGCTACCTGCAGCTGTGCGCCGAGCACAACGTCCAGGTTTGCGTGCCGACCACCCCGGCCCAGATCTACCACCTGCTGCGTCGTCAGGTCATCCGTCCGCTGCGCAAGCCACTGATCGTGCTGACTCCGAAGTCGCTGCTGCGTCACAAATTGGCCATCTCCACGCTGGAAGATCTGGCGGAAGGTTCGTTCCAGACCGTTATCCCGGAAATCGACACCCTGGACCCGAAAAAGGTCGAGCGCGTCGTTCTGTGCAGCGGCAAGGTCTACTACGACCTGCTGGAAAAACGCCGTGCCGAAGAGCGTGACGATATCGCCATCGTGCGTATCGAGCAGCTGTATCCGTTCCCCGAGGACGACCTGGTCGAAATCCTCGCTCCGTACACCAACCTCAAGCATGCGGTCTGGTGTCAGGAAGAACCGATGAACCAGGGCGCCTGGTACAGCAGCCAGCATCACTTCCGCCGTATCCTCAGCGGTCACAACAAGTCCCTCGTACTCGAGTACGCCGGACGTGACGCCTCCGCTGCACCGGCGTGTGGTTATGCCTCGATGCACGCTGAGCAGCAGGAAAAACTGCTGCAAGATGCCTTTACTGTTTAA